Proteins encoded by one window of Arachis hypogaea cultivar Tifrunner chromosome 1, arahy.Tifrunner.gnm2.J5K5, whole genome shotgun sequence:
- the LOC112792105 gene encoding pentatricopeptide repeat-containing protein At4g20740 yields the protein MPPPASPPPKANKPYFFYGHRTPSQNRPTVRGGLFSNRQTLKPHKTPSKLSIPFDIHKWDPHFLPQNPSPPPSPSPSFSFSSSPRLSPIARFIIDAFRKNRHTWGPSVVSELNKLRRVPPTLVAEVLKLQTNPTLASKFFHWAGKQKGFHHNFASYNAFAYCLNRSNRFRAADQLPELMDSQGKPPSEKQFEILIRMHSDANRGLRVYYVYEKMKKFGVKPRVFLYNRVMDALVKTDHLDLALSVYDDFREDGLVEEAVTFMILIKGLCKAGRIDEMLEVLERMRVNLCKPDVFAYTALVRMLVPEGNLDGCLRVWEEMKKDKVQADVMAYATIIIGLSKGGRVEEGYEFFKEMKSKGHLIDRAIYGSLIESFVAEKKIGVAFDLLKDLVNSGYRADLEIYNSLIEGLCNVNKIEKAYKLFQVTIKEGLEPNFLSVKLLLLCYAKAKKMEELFKLLKQMEKLGFPVIDDLAKFLSLLVKEGPLVALEAFTHLKAKGYISVEMYNILMDSLHKVGEMKKALLLFDEMNASNLKPDSFTYSITILCHVDLGKIQEACEYHNKIIEMSCIPSVAAYSSLAKGLCKIGEIDAGMMLVRDCLANIDSGPMEFKYSLTIIHSCKSNDAEKVIEVLNEMMQQGCPLDIVACAAVISGMSKHGTIEEARKVFSNLRDRRLLTEADTIVYDELLISHTKQRTADLVLSGIKLFGLESKLKSKGFKFLPS from the coding sequence ATGCCCCCGCCAGCATCACCACCCCCCAAAGCAAACAAGCCATACTTCTTCTACGGCCACCGCACGCCCTCCCAGAACCGCCCAACCGTCCGCGGCGGTCTCTTCTCGAACCGCCAAACCCTCAAACCCCATAAGACCCCCTCGAAACTCTCCATTCCCTTCGACATTCACAAGTGGGACCCTCATTTCCTCCCCCAAAACCCCTCACCACCTCCTTCCCCGTCTCCTTCATTCTCATTCTCCTCCTCCCCTCGCCTCTCTCCCATCGCCCGATTCATCATCGACGCATTCCGCAAGAACCGCCACACCTGGGGCCCCTCCGTGGTTTCCGAGCTCAACAAACTCCGTAGGGTCCCACCCACCCTCGTTGCTGAGGTTCTCAAGCTCCAAACAAACCCTACTCTCGCCTCCAAGTTCTTCCATTGGGCTGGTAAGCAGAAAGGCTTCCACCATAATTTTGCATCCTATAATGCTTTTGCTTATTGCTTGAACCGTAGCAATCGGTTCCGGGCAGCTGACCAGCTGCCCGAACTTATGGACTCGCAGGGGAAACCCCCCAGTGAGAAGCAGTTTGAGATTTTGATTAGAATGCATTCTGATGCCAATAGGGGACTTAGGGTTTACTATGTGtatgagaagatgaagaagtttGGTGTTAAGCCTAGGGTATTTTTGTATAATAGGGTTATGGATGCATTGGTAAAGACGGATCATTTGGATCTTGCGCTCTCGGTTTATGACGATTTTAGGGAGGATGGGTTGGTGGAAGAGGCTGTTACTTTCATGATTTTGATTAAGGGGCTGTGTAAGGCCGGGCGAATCGACGAAATGCTGGAGGTTTTGGAGAGAATGAGGGTGAATTTGTGCAAGCCGGACGTGTTTGCTTATACCGCTCTGGTTCGGATGCTGGTTCCGGAGGGAAATTTGGATGGTTGTTTGAGGGTTtgggaagaaatgaagaaggataAGGTTCAGGCTGATGTGATGGCTTATGCTACTATAATTATAGGGTTGTCGAAAGGAGGGAGGGTtgaagagggttatgagttcttCAAGGAGATGAAGAGTAAGGGTCATTTGATAGATAGAGCTATATATGGGTCACTTATAGAGTCGTTTGTGGCGGAAAAGAAGATTGGTGTTGCTTTCGATTTGTTGAAGGATTTGGTTAACTCAGGATATAGGGCGGATTTAGAAATTTATAATTCCCTTATTGAAGGCTTATGCAATGTGAATAAGATTGAGAAGGCTTACAAGCTTTTCCAAGTTACTATTAAGGAGGGCCTTGAGCCAAATTTTTTATCAGTGAAACTATTGTTGCTGTGTTATGCTAAAGCAAAAAAAATGGAAGAACTCTTCAAGCTTCTCAAGCAGATGGAGAAGTTAGGTTTTCCAGTTATTGATGATCTTGCCAAATTCTTATCCCTTCTGGTGAAGGAGGGACCATTAGTAGCATTAGAGGCTTTTACACACTTGAAGGCAAAAGGTTATATTAGTGTTGAAATGTACAATATTCTTATGGATTCTCTACACAAGGTTGGTGAGATGAAGAAGGCTCTATTACTCTTTGACGAAATGAATGCCTCAAACTTGAAACCTGACTCATTTACATACAGTATAACAATTCTATGCCATGTTGATCTTGGTAAAATTCAGGAGGCATGTGAGTATCACAATAAGATCATTGAGATGTCTTGTATTCCTTCTGTTGCTGCTTACAGTTCCCTTGCCAAGGGGCTTTGTAAAATTGGCGAGATTGATGCAGGCATGATGCTTGTCCGTGATTGCCTTGCCAACATAGACAGTGGTCCTATGGAATTCAAATATAGTCTTACCATCATTCACTCATGTAAGTCAAATGATGCCGAGAAAGTGATTGAAGTATTGAATGAGATGATGCAACAGGGTTGCCCTCTGGACATTGTCGCATGTGCTGCAGTTATATCTGGCATGTCTAAGCATGGAACAATTGAAGAGGCCAGGAAGGTTTTTTCAAACTTGAGGGATCGCAGATTGTTAACCGAAGCTGACACCATTGTGTATGACGAATTACTAATCAGTCACACAAAGCAAAGGACGGCAGACTTGGTGCTATCAGGAATTAAGCTCTTCGGTTTAGAATCTAAACTAAAATCAAAGGGTTTTAAGTTTTTGCCAAGTTGA
- the LOC112792126 gene encoding pleckstrin homology domain-containing protein 1: MEDLWRSATGQDPRPEDYNGIEFWSNPERSGWLTKQGDYIKTWRRRWFVLKQGKLLWFKDPSSASSRSSVPRGVVNVANCLTVKGAEDVLHRPSAFELSTPHNTMFFLADSDKDKEDWINSIGRAIVQHSRSLADNEVVDYDNNRNAARDVDDGNKNDATR; the protein is encoded by the coding sequence ATGGAGGATCTTTGGCGATCAGCAACGGGTCAAGACCCGCGTCCCGAAGACTACAACGGAATCGAGTTCTGGTCCAACCCTGAACGCTCCGGCTGGCTCACAAAACAAGGCGACTACATCAAAACCTGGCGCCGCCGCTGGTTCGTCTTGAAACAGGGCAAGCTCTTGTGGTTCAAGGATCCCTCCTCCGCTTCCTCACGCTCCTCCGTGCCACGTGGCGTCGTCAACGTTGCCAACTGCCTCACCGTTAAGGGAGCCGAGGACGTTCTCCACAGGCCCTCCGCTTTCGAGCTCTCCACGCCGCACAACACCATGTTCTTCCTCGCCGATTCCGATAAGGACAAGGAGGATTGGATCAACTCCATTGGCCGCGCGATTGTTCAGCACTCGCGCTCACTCGCCGATAATGAGGTCGTTGATTATGACAATAATAGAAACGCTGCTCGCGATGTTGATGATGGTAACAAGAACGATGCCACGCGCTGA
- the LOC112792134 gene encoding villin-1 isoform X3: MPVANKDLDSAFLNAGANPGLEIWCIENQQLVPVSKSSHGRFYTGSAYIVLNAVFPKIGTPQYDIHYWLGNETKKVDSALASEKALELDAALGSCSVQYREIQGHESQKFLSYFKPCIIPVEGVFTSKQGSLNGEYQVRMYTCKGEYVVHVKEVPFLRSSLNHEDVFILDTASKIFLFSGCNSTIQERAKGLEVVQYIKDNKHGGKCEVATIEDGKFVGDSDVGEFWSFFGGYAPIPRDPHSVQESVVPSVKLFWINLQGKLCATGSEPFSKDMLETDKCYMLDCDSEIFVWMGRQTLLTERRTATKATEDFVRNEGRSNKTHLAFLSEGLESPIFRSYFTNWPKTAEPRLYEEGKEKVAAIFKHQGYDVKELPEEDNEPSIDCSGKIKVWLVDGDELSLLSVAELTRLYSGDSYIVQYTFPGNGRDETLFYAWLGCKSVTEDKTAAISHMNIMADSARTNPVVAQIHESKEPVQFFSILQRLIIFKGGNSSGYKKFIEEKGITDETYNETQVALFRVQGTSPDNMQAIQVDQVCFSDILNPGVSTSLNSSYCYILQTEASIFTWIGNLSSARDHNLLDRMVELLNPKWLPVSVREGNEPDDFWDALGGKAEYLKGKEIQGFADDPHLFALKINGGGFKVKEIYNYTQDDLVTEDVLLLDCQKEIYVWIGLHSTVNSKQEALSLGLKFLEMDVLVEGLSLDIPVYVVTEGHEPSFFTRFFSWDHTKANVSLISEESSLTGLKLQKTRDSWQLL, from the exons ATGCCGGTTGCCAATAAAGACTTGGATTCTGCATTCCTAAATGCAGGAGCAAACCC agGCTTAGAaatttggtgtattgagaatcaGCAGTTGGTTCCAGTGTCAAAATCAAGCCATGGAAGATTCTATACTGGAAGTGCATACATAGTTCTGAAT GCAGTTTTTCCAAAAATTGGCACTCCTCAGTACGACATACATTATTGGCTGGGAAATGAAACAAAGAAG GTGGACTCGGCTTTGGCATCAGAAAAGGCACTTGAGTTGGATGCAGCCTTAGGATCATGCAGTGTTCAATACAGGGAAATTCAAGGTCATGAATCACAGAAGTTTCTATCTTACTTCAAACCTTGTATTATACCCGTTGAGGGAGTGTTTACATCAAAGCAGGGGAGCTTGAATGGTGAATACCAAGTCCGCATGTACACATGCAAGGGGGAATATGTTGTTCATGTGAAAGAA GTGCCTTTTCTGAGATCATCATTAAATCATGAAGATGTATTCATATTGGACACTGCATCAAAAATCTTCCTCTTCAGTGGATGCAATTCTACTATTCAAGAAAGAGCCAAAGGTTTGGAGGTTGTTCAGTATATCAAGGATAATAAGCATGGTGGAAAATGTGAGGTGGCAACAATAG AGGATGGAAAATTTGTTGGTGATTCTGATGTGGGTGAGTTCTGGAGCTTCTTTGGTGGTTATGCTCCCATTCCCCGAGACCCACATTCTGTGCAAGAATCCGTGGTTCCATCTGTAAAGCTGTTTTG GATAAATTTACAGGGAAAACTTTGTGCAACTGGAAGTGAACCATTTAGCAAAGACATGCTTGAGACAGACAAGTGTTACATGTTGGATTGTGATAGCGAGATTTTTGTTTGGATGGGAAGGCAGACATTATTGACGGAAAGAAGGACAGCAACCAAAGCTACAGAA GATTTTGTCAGAAATGAAGGCAGATCAAACAAGACTCATTTGGCATTTTTGTCAGAGGGATTGGAAAGTCCGATATTTCGGTCATATTTTACTAATTGGCCTAAAACAGCAGAGCCTAGGCTTTATGAGGAAGGCAAAGAAAAAGTAGCAG CCATATTCAAGCATCAGGGTTATGATGTGAAAGAGCTTCCGGAAGAAGACAACGAGCCATCTATAGATTGTTCTGGGAAAATAAAA GTTTGGCTGGTGGATGGTGATGAATTATCTCTTCTTTCAGTTGCAGAGCTGACAAGGCTTTACAGCGGAGATAGCTATATAGTACAGTATACCTTTCCTGGAAATGGAAGGGATGAAACTCTCTTTTATGCTTGGCTTGGCTGCAAATCTGTAACA GAGGATAAAACAGCGGCCATTTCTCACATGAATATTATGGCTGATTCAGCAAGAACTAATCCAGTTGTG GCTCAAATTCATGAGAGTAAGGAGCCAGTTCAGTTTTTCTCAATACTTCAGAGACTAATCATATTCAAG GGGGGAAACAGTTCAGGATATAAAAAGTTCATAGAAGAAAAAGGTATCACAGATGAAACCTACAATGAAACACAGGTAGCTCTGTTCAGAGTTCAAGGTACAAGTCCAGATAATATGCAGGCAATCCAAGTTGATCAAGTATGTTTCAGTGACATTCTTAACCCAGGG GTTTCAACTTCCCTGAATTCATCCTATTGCTACATTCTGCAAACTGAGGCATCTATCTTTACTTGGATTGGGAACCTATCTTCGGCTCGAGACCATAATCTTCTTGATAGAATGGTGGAATTGCTTAAT CCAAAGTGGCTACCTGTATCTGTGAGGGAAGGTAATGAACCCGATGATTTCTGGGATGCACTTGGTGGAAAGGCGGAGTATCTGAAAGGAAAAGAAATTCAAGGATTCGCAGATGATCCACATTTGTTTGCATTGAAAATAAATGGAG GAGGTTTTAAG GTGAAAGAGATATACAACTATACACAGGATGACTTAGTTACAGAAGATGTTTTATTGCTTGATTGCCAAAAAGAGATTTATGTTTGGATTGGCTTACATTCAACTGTCAACTCAAAACAAGAAGCTCTCAGCCTTGGATTG AAGTTTCTTGAAATGGATGTTCTTGTTGAAGGCCTCTCTCTGGATATTCCTGTTTATGTGGTAACTGAAGGTCATGAACCATCATTTTTCACTCGTTTCTTTTCATGGGATCACACAAAAGCAAATGTAAGTCTCATTTCTGAAGAGTCCAGTTTGACAGGACTGAAACTTCAAAAGACTAGAG ATTCTTGGCAACTCCTTTGA
- the LOC112792134 gene encoding villin-1 isoform X1 — translation MPVANKDLDSAFLNAGANPGLEIWCIENQQLVPVSKSSHGRFYTGSAYIVLNAVFPKIGTPQYDIHYWLGNETKKVDSALASEKALELDAALGSCSVQYREIQGHESQKFLSYFKPCIIPVEGVFTSKQGSLNGEYQVRMYTCKGEYVVHVKEVPFLRSSLNHEDVFILDTASKIFLFSGCNSTIQERAKGLEVVQYIKDNKHGGKCEVATIEDGKFVGDSDVGEFWSFFGGYAPIPRDPHSVQESVVPSVKLFWINLQGKLCATGSEPFSKDMLETDKCYMLDCDSEIFVWMGRQTLLTERRTATKATEDFVRNEGRSNKTHLAFLSEGLESPIFRSYFTNWPKTAEPRLYEEGKEKVAAIFKHQGYDVKELPEEDNEPSIDCSGKIKVWLVDGDELSLLSVAELTRLYSGDSYIVQYTFPGNGRDETLFYAWLGCKSVTEDKTAAISHMNIMADSARTNPVVAQIHESKEPVQFFSILQRLIIFKGGNSSGYKKFIEEKGITDETYNETQVALFRVQGTSPDNMQAIQVDQVCFSDILNPGVSTSLNSSYCYILQTEASIFTWIGNLSSARDHNLLDRMVELLNPKWLPVSVREGNEPDDFWDALGGKAEYLKGKEIQGFADDPHLFALKINGGGFKVKEIYNYTQDDLVTEDVLLLDCQKEIYVWIGLHSTVNSKQEALSLGLKFLEMDVLVEGLSLDIPVYVVTEGHEPSFFTRFFSWDHTKANILGNSFERKLAILNRKSKPLVEGHNRIPLKVNSRESTSNGHRSISITPSTRGRSSSPVPGGAGSDSGQSGDRLLLSADLVSKKLFEGSPANSSAEQTMPVSGSPGSELWSSNETTSIIQKDRNIDGENLMVHPYERLRVVSGNPVTGIDLTKREAYLSNEEFHEKFGMPKTAFYKLPKWKQNKLKMSLDLF, via the exons ATGCCGGTTGCCAATAAAGACTTGGATTCTGCATTCCTAAATGCAGGAGCAAACCC agGCTTAGAaatttggtgtattgagaatcaGCAGTTGGTTCCAGTGTCAAAATCAAGCCATGGAAGATTCTATACTGGAAGTGCATACATAGTTCTGAAT GCAGTTTTTCCAAAAATTGGCACTCCTCAGTACGACATACATTATTGGCTGGGAAATGAAACAAAGAAG GTGGACTCGGCTTTGGCATCAGAAAAGGCACTTGAGTTGGATGCAGCCTTAGGATCATGCAGTGTTCAATACAGGGAAATTCAAGGTCATGAATCACAGAAGTTTCTATCTTACTTCAAACCTTGTATTATACCCGTTGAGGGAGTGTTTACATCAAAGCAGGGGAGCTTGAATGGTGAATACCAAGTCCGCATGTACACATGCAAGGGGGAATATGTTGTTCATGTGAAAGAA GTGCCTTTTCTGAGATCATCATTAAATCATGAAGATGTATTCATATTGGACACTGCATCAAAAATCTTCCTCTTCAGTGGATGCAATTCTACTATTCAAGAAAGAGCCAAAGGTTTGGAGGTTGTTCAGTATATCAAGGATAATAAGCATGGTGGAAAATGTGAGGTGGCAACAATAG AGGATGGAAAATTTGTTGGTGATTCTGATGTGGGTGAGTTCTGGAGCTTCTTTGGTGGTTATGCTCCCATTCCCCGAGACCCACATTCTGTGCAAGAATCCGTGGTTCCATCTGTAAAGCTGTTTTG GATAAATTTACAGGGAAAACTTTGTGCAACTGGAAGTGAACCATTTAGCAAAGACATGCTTGAGACAGACAAGTGTTACATGTTGGATTGTGATAGCGAGATTTTTGTTTGGATGGGAAGGCAGACATTATTGACGGAAAGAAGGACAGCAACCAAAGCTACAGAA GATTTTGTCAGAAATGAAGGCAGATCAAACAAGACTCATTTGGCATTTTTGTCAGAGGGATTGGAAAGTCCGATATTTCGGTCATATTTTACTAATTGGCCTAAAACAGCAGAGCCTAGGCTTTATGAGGAAGGCAAAGAAAAAGTAGCAG CCATATTCAAGCATCAGGGTTATGATGTGAAAGAGCTTCCGGAAGAAGACAACGAGCCATCTATAGATTGTTCTGGGAAAATAAAA GTTTGGCTGGTGGATGGTGATGAATTATCTCTTCTTTCAGTTGCAGAGCTGACAAGGCTTTACAGCGGAGATAGCTATATAGTACAGTATACCTTTCCTGGAAATGGAAGGGATGAAACTCTCTTTTATGCTTGGCTTGGCTGCAAATCTGTAACA GAGGATAAAACAGCGGCCATTTCTCACATGAATATTATGGCTGATTCAGCAAGAACTAATCCAGTTGTG GCTCAAATTCATGAGAGTAAGGAGCCAGTTCAGTTTTTCTCAATACTTCAGAGACTAATCATATTCAAG GGGGGAAACAGTTCAGGATATAAAAAGTTCATAGAAGAAAAAGGTATCACAGATGAAACCTACAATGAAACACAGGTAGCTCTGTTCAGAGTTCAAGGTACAAGTCCAGATAATATGCAGGCAATCCAAGTTGATCAAGTATGTTTCAGTGACATTCTTAACCCAGGG GTTTCAACTTCCCTGAATTCATCCTATTGCTACATTCTGCAAACTGAGGCATCTATCTTTACTTGGATTGGGAACCTATCTTCGGCTCGAGACCATAATCTTCTTGATAGAATGGTGGAATTGCTTAAT CCAAAGTGGCTACCTGTATCTGTGAGGGAAGGTAATGAACCCGATGATTTCTGGGATGCACTTGGTGGAAAGGCGGAGTATCTGAAAGGAAAAGAAATTCAAGGATTCGCAGATGATCCACATTTGTTTGCATTGAAAATAAATGGAG GAGGTTTTAAG GTGAAAGAGATATACAACTATACACAGGATGACTTAGTTACAGAAGATGTTTTATTGCTTGATTGCCAAAAAGAGATTTATGTTTGGATTGGCTTACATTCAACTGTCAACTCAAAACAAGAAGCTCTCAGCCTTGGATTG AAGTTTCTTGAAATGGATGTTCTTGTTGAAGGCCTCTCTCTGGATATTCCTGTTTATGTGGTAACTGAAGGTCATGAACCATCATTTTTCACTCGTTTCTTTTCATGGGATCACACAAAAGCAAAT ATTCTTGGCAACTCCTTTGAacgaaaacttgcaattctgaaTAGAAAGTCAAAACCTTTAGTAGAA GGACACAATAGAATCCCATTGAAAGTCAACTCTAGGGAATCTACCTCTAATGGTCACAGAAGCATTTCTATTACACCCAGCACCCGCGGAAGAAGTAGTTCACCTGTACCTGGTGGTGCCGGCTCAGATTCTGGGCAATCAGGTGATCGGCTTCTTTTGAGCGCTGACTTGGTATCCAAGAAGCTCTTCGAAGGATCTCCTGCCAACAGCAGTGCTG AACAAACAATGCCAGTTTCTGGTTCTCCAGGATCAGAATTGTGGTCCTCAAATGAGACTACAAGTATCATTCAGAAAGATAGAAATATTGATGGGGAGAATTTGATGGTACATCCTTATGAGCGGCTGAGGGTGGTTTCTGGTAATCCAGTAACTGGCATCGATTTAACGAAAAGAGAG GCATATTTGTCCAATGAAGAGTTCCATGAGAAGTTTGGAATGCCCAAAACTGCCTTCTACAAGCTTCCTAAGTGGAAACAAAACAAATTGAAGATGTCCCTGGATTTATTTTAA
- the LOC112792134 gene encoding villin-1 isoform X2 — protein MPVANKDLDSAFLNAGANPGLEIWCIENQQLVPVSKSSHGRFYTGSAYIVLNAVFPKIGTPQYDIHYWLGNETKKVDSALASEKALELDAALGSCSVQYREIQGHESQKFLSYFKPCIIPVEGVFTSKQGSLNGEYQVRMYTCKGEYVVHVKEVPFLRSSLNHEDVFILDTASKIFLFSGCNSTIQERAKGLEVVQYIKDNKHGGKCEVATIEDGKFVGDSDVGEFWSFFGGYAPIPRDPHSVQESVVPSVKLFWINLQGKLCATGSEPFSKDMLETDKCYMLDCDSEIFVWMGRQTLLTERRTATKATEDFVRNEGRSNKTHLAFLSEGLESPIFRSYFTNWPKTAEPRLYEEGKEKVAAIFKHQGYDVKELPEEDNEPSIDCSGKIKVWLVDGDELSLLSVAELTRLYSGDSYIVQYTFPGNGRDETLFYAWLGCKSVTEDKTAAISHMNIMADSARTNPVVAQIHESKEPVQFFSILQRLIIFKGGNSSGYKKFIEEKGITDETYNETQVALFRVQGTSPDNMQAIQVDQVSTSLNSSYCYILQTEASIFTWIGNLSSARDHNLLDRMVELLNPKWLPVSVREGNEPDDFWDALGGKAEYLKGKEIQGFADDPHLFALKINGGGFKVKEIYNYTQDDLVTEDVLLLDCQKEIYVWIGLHSTVNSKQEALSLGLKFLEMDVLVEGLSLDIPVYVVTEGHEPSFFTRFFSWDHTKANILGNSFERKLAILNRKSKPLVEGHNRIPLKVNSRESTSNGHRSISITPSTRGRSSSPVPGGAGSDSGQSGDRLLLSADLVSKKLFEGSPANSSAEQTMPVSGSPGSELWSSNETTSIIQKDRNIDGENLMVHPYERLRVVSGNPVTGIDLTKREAYLSNEEFHEKFGMPKTAFYKLPKWKQNKLKMSLDLF, from the exons ATGCCGGTTGCCAATAAAGACTTGGATTCTGCATTCCTAAATGCAGGAGCAAACCC agGCTTAGAaatttggtgtattgagaatcaGCAGTTGGTTCCAGTGTCAAAATCAAGCCATGGAAGATTCTATACTGGAAGTGCATACATAGTTCTGAAT GCAGTTTTTCCAAAAATTGGCACTCCTCAGTACGACATACATTATTGGCTGGGAAATGAAACAAAGAAG GTGGACTCGGCTTTGGCATCAGAAAAGGCACTTGAGTTGGATGCAGCCTTAGGATCATGCAGTGTTCAATACAGGGAAATTCAAGGTCATGAATCACAGAAGTTTCTATCTTACTTCAAACCTTGTATTATACCCGTTGAGGGAGTGTTTACATCAAAGCAGGGGAGCTTGAATGGTGAATACCAAGTCCGCATGTACACATGCAAGGGGGAATATGTTGTTCATGTGAAAGAA GTGCCTTTTCTGAGATCATCATTAAATCATGAAGATGTATTCATATTGGACACTGCATCAAAAATCTTCCTCTTCAGTGGATGCAATTCTACTATTCAAGAAAGAGCCAAAGGTTTGGAGGTTGTTCAGTATATCAAGGATAATAAGCATGGTGGAAAATGTGAGGTGGCAACAATAG AGGATGGAAAATTTGTTGGTGATTCTGATGTGGGTGAGTTCTGGAGCTTCTTTGGTGGTTATGCTCCCATTCCCCGAGACCCACATTCTGTGCAAGAATCCGTGGTTCCATCTGTAAAGCTGTTTTG GATAAATTTACAGGGAAAACTTTGTGCAACTGGAAGTGAACCATTTAGCAAAGACATGCTTGAGACAGACAAGTGTTACATGTTGGATTGTGATAGCGAGATTTTTGTTTGGATGGGAAGGCAGACATTATTGACGGAAAGAAGGACAGCAACCAAAGCTACAGAA GATTTTGTCAGAAATGAAGGCAGATCAAACAAGACTCATTTGGCATTTTTGTCAGAGGGATTGGAAAGTCCGATATTTCGGTCATATTTTACTAATTGGCCTAAAACAGCAGAGCCTAGGCTTTATGAGGAAGGCAAAGAAAAAGTAGCAG CCATATTCAAGCATCAGGGTTATGATGTGAAAGAGCTTCCGGAAGAAGACAACGAGCCATCTATAGATTGTTCTGGGAAAATAAAA GTTTGGCTGGTGGATGGTGATGAATTATCTCTTCTTTCAGTTGCAGAGCTGACAAGGCTTTACAGCGGAGATAGCTATATAGTACAGTATACCTTTCCTGGAAATGGAAGGGATGAAACTCTCTTTTATGCTTGGCTTGGCTGCAAATCTGTAACA GAGGATAAAACAGCGGCCATTTCTCACATGAATATTATGGCTGATTCAGCAAGAACTAATCCAGTTGTG GCTCAAATTCATGAGAGTAAGGAGCCAGTTCAGTTTTTCTCAATACTTCAGAGACTAATCATATTCAAG GGGGGAAACAGTTCAGGATATAAAAAGTTCATAGAAGAAAAAGGTATCACAGATGAAACCTACAATGAAACACAGGTAGCTCTGTTCAGAGTTCAAGGTACAAGTCCAGATAATATGCAGGCAATCCAAGTTGATCAA GTTTCAACTTCCCTGAATTCATCCTATTGCTACATTCTGCAAACTGAGGCATCTATCTTTACTTGGATTGGGAACCTATCTTCGGCTCGAGACCATAATCTTCTTGATAGAATGGTGGAATTGCTTAAT CCAAAGTGGCTACCTGTATCTGTGAGGGAAGGTAATGAACCCGATGATTTCTGGGATGCACTTGGTGGAAAGGCGGAGTATCTGAAAGGAAAAGAAATTCAAGGATTCGCAGATGATCCACATTTGTTTGCATTGAAAATAAATGGAG GAGGTTTTAAG GTGAAAGAGATATACAACTATACACAGGATGACTTAGTTACAGAAGATGTTTTATTGCTTGATTGCCAAAAAGAGATTTATGTTTGGATTGGCTTACATTCAACTGTCAACTCAAAACAAGAAGCTCTCAGCCTTGGATTG AAGTTTCTTGAAATGGATGTTCTTGTTGAAGGCCTCTCTCTGGATATTCCTGTTTATGTGGTAACTGAAGGTCATGAACCATCATTTTTCACTCGTTTCTTTTCATGGGATCACACAAAAGCAAAT ATTCTTGGCAACTCCTTTGAacgaaaacttgcaattctgaaTAGAAAGTCAAAACCTTTAGTAGAA GGACACAATAGAATCCCATTGAAAGTCAACTCTAGGGAATCTACCTCTAATGGTCACAGAAGCATTTCTATTACACCCAGCACCCGCGGAAGAAGTAGTTCACCTGTACCTGGTGGTGCCGGCTCAGATTCTGGGCAATCAGGTGATCGGCTTCTTTTGAGCGCTGACTTGGTATCCAAGAAGCTCTTCGAAGGATCTCCTGCCAACAGCAGTGCTG AACAAACAATGCCAGTTTCTGGTTCTCCAGGATCAGAATTGTGGTCCTCAAATGAGACTACAAGTATCATTCAGAAAGATAGAAATATTGATGGGGAGAATTTGATGGTACATCCTTATGAGCGGCTGAGGGTGGTTTCTGGTAATCCAGTAACTGGCATCGATTTAACGAAAAGAGAG GCATATTTGTCCAATGAAGAGTTCCATGAGAAGTTTGGAATGCCCAAAACTGCCTTCTACAAGCTTCCTAAGTGGAAACAAAACAAATTGAAGATGTCCCTGGATTTATTTTAA